The Oscillatoria sp. FACHB-1407 genome includes a region encoding these proteins:
- a CDS encoding nucleoside triphosphate pyrophosphohydrolase, whose amino-acid sequence MLQNLVFATLVRDRIPEIIRQSGRECGVETMDEEEFRQALRAKLVEEAQEAAAAIDADLVTELADLCEVMDALMVASGIDRETVLKEQKRRRLERGGFSRRIRLLWSGAD is encoded by the coding sequence ATGTTGCAAAATTTAGTGTTTGCAACACTAGTACGCGATCGCATCCCCGAAATCATTCGGCAATCTGGACGAGAGTGTGGGGTGGAAACGATGGATGAGGAGGAATTCCGCCAGGCATTGCGGGCAAAGTTGGTGGAAGAAGCGCAAGAGGCAGCAGCGGCTATTGACGCAGATTTGGTAACGGAACTTGCTGATTTGTGCGAGGTTATGGATGCTCTCATGGTGGCTTCTGGGATTGACCGAGAAACCGTTTTAAAGGAGCAAAAACGCAGACGACTTGAGCGGGGTGGGTTCAGTCGTCGTATTCGGTTGCTCTGGAGTGGGGCAGACTAG
- a CDS encoding CxC ATPase DNA modification system associated small protein: MSNLDREVIKAIQEAVREAGQPDKVAKRIEAWLNAMSTSELSATDEQGYLENVRAAITVNVTGGSDED, from the coding sequence ATGTCCAATTTAGATCGTGAGGTGATTAAGGCAATTCAAGAGGCAGTCCGTGAGGCAGGGCAGCCCGATAAAGTTGCCAAGCGCATTGAGGCATGGCTGAATGCGATGAGCACCTCTGAACTCAGTGCCACCGATGAGCAAGGGTATTTGGAAAATGTGCGGGCTGCGATAACCGTCAACGTTACTGGAGGCAGTGATGAGGATTGA
- a CDS encoding TnsA endonuclease N-terminal domain-containing protein, which produces MSRIKSHITGRTYHVMSGLELSVFCMIEWATKISDLYMQVELDLTETLWIAEQLDIKHPVDPKTQKPVTATTDLIACIETNFGEDHFAIEVKPLEELNPLTKSGKRHLEKLEIRRRYWEARNVRFVIMTENEISTDLVENVKHMRKYMHEGAKPPIRENLLVQAYAELTQLILENDELLAKVAASCDTKFALKHGSCLALAWYLIATRKWMVDIRQIIDPSKKLNFLLQPPLEF; this is translated from the coding sequence GTGAGTCGGATCAAAAGCCACATTACGGGAAGAACCTATCACGTGATGAGTGGGCTTGAACTCTCGGTCTTTTGCATGATTGAATGGGCGACTAAAATCTCTGATCTCTATATGCAAGTCGAGCTTGATCTAACAGAAACGCTGTGGATTGCAGAGCAATTAGATATCAAACATCCAGTAGATCCAAAGACGCAGAAGCCAGTAACTGCAACTACAGATCTTATTGCTTGTATAGAAACAAATTTTGGTGAAGACCATTTTGCAATTGAGGTCAAACCTCTTGAAGAACTCAATCCTTTAACAAAATCAGGAAAAAGGCATCTTGAAAAGCTAGAGATCCGGCGGAGATACTGGGAGGCTCGCAACGTTCGCTTCGTGATTATGACAGAGAACGAGATCTCAACAGATTTGGTAGAAAACGTGAAACATATGCGTAAGTATATGCACGAAGGTGCAAAGCCACCTATTCGGGAGAACTTATTGGTTCAAGCTTATGCTGAATTGACTCAATTGATTTTAGAAAACGATGAATTATTAGCTAAAGTTGCGGCTAGTTGTGACACTAAATTTGCCTTAAAACATGGTAGCTGCTTAGCCTTGGCTTGGTATCTAATCGCTACTCGAAAATGGATGGTTGATATTAGACAA
- a CDS encoding ribbon-helix-helix domain-containing protein, whose amino-acid sequence MPKGHKRTKGVPELHNELKGRVNLSLTPQAVEGLDVLAAERGLSRSELIERIGRKEIPLSDPISSSSRVFDKSVYSFIEQSLQSLPSLDEIEISKVHILPFTDRASLPSKPGGFVVSDWVHTYYNSDMNLYNFFQDETIVKYMEMQFGGLPDNLFILWLTCDPRRLRLIWSDVKEAFENIREEMLLRSLLRDRLQIQKRGSVERVTSYEEPLDEPT is encoded by the coding sequence ATGCCCAAGGGACACAAGCGCACTAAAGGCGTTCCTGAGCTTCACAACGAGTTGAAAGGACGAGTTAACCTCTCCTTAACCCCTCAAGCTGTAGAGGGTTTGGACGTATTGGCAGCAGAACGAGGGCTGTCCCGCTCAGAATTGATTGAAAGAATTGGTCGCAAAGAAATTCCGCTGAGCGATCCTATAAGCTCAAGTTCCCGGGTATTTGATAAGTCAGTCTACTCATTTATTGAGCAGTCTCTACAGTCACTGCCCTCTTTAGATGAGATTGAAATATCCAAAGTCCATATTCTTCCATTTACTGATCGCGCCTCACTGCCAAGCAAGCCAGGTGGTTTTGTTGTTAGCGATTGGGTCCATACATACTACAACTCCGACATGAACCTTTATAATTTCTTTCAAGATGAAACTATTGTTAAGTATATGGAGATGCAGTTTGGAGGTTTACCAGACAACCTCTTCATTCTTTGGCTAACTTGTGATCCTCGAAGATTAAGGCTTATTTGGTCAGATGTAAAAGAAGCTTTTGAGAATATTCGGGAAGAAATGCTGCTCCGATCGCTGCTTCGAGATCGTCTTCAAATTCAGAAAAGGGGTTCTGTTGAACGTGTAACTAGTTACGAAGAACCACTTGATGAGCCTACTTAA
- a CDS encoding DEAD/DEAH box helicase family protein, with protein sequence MAGEFRNDLGGQGVIRGLSGHYRSGASSLGKEFFAPCLKYCSAYRRAVGYFSSKALLAWLEVLPRFATESVTIHLLISPELSDEDRDALEKALNEEERQQLRKVSVERLLQETLEDSSLPKAIKARVRLFAWMVANDHLILRFAFPEHVEQPGIFHEKIGVFQFPWGDHVAFTGSANESEHGYERNYESIDVYRSWIVGDEERVRIKQEQFEEAWSAKAVGLKVLPLSPESAALIRSKAPNEKPVVASKNGFTLPSVKEKPTDYGHEPEEPLKHINVKNQWRHQDEAVAQFLEVKHGVLEMATGTGKTRTAIQALTALDTQGQIDGIIISTDGTDLLDQWRKEIEFWAIKRPQPYRVLRHFAQHHELGEFALNPKRAVLVISREQLASLFSRLEPAQKERLIIIQDEVHGLGSPSLRSQLAGQHQAFGYRLGLSATPEREYDQGGTQFIFDEIGEVFFEFGLEEAIERGILCEFDYIPLTYLLTDSDRQRLRQVYAKRSARQREGKPMTQQELWTELARVYKTAEKKPEVFADFLQQNPQIIESAIIFVEDKAYGEPILETLHNYTYRYRTYYAEDDRRNLVDFAKGKIDCLVTCHRISQGIDIRNLKNVILFSSARARLETIQRIGRCLRSDPNSPDKRAIVIDFVRSTEDDESEFNADDDRCMWLSELSQIRRVE encoded by the coding sequence ATGGCAGGCGAATTTAGGAATGATTTAGGGGGGCAGGGTGTTATACGGGGGCTATCGGGTCATTACCGCAGTGGAGCTTCCAGCCTTGGTAAAGAATTTTTTGCTCCCTGTCTCAAGTATTGTTCAGCATATCGACGAGCTGTTGGTTATTTTTCTAGCAAAGCATTACTTGCGTGGTTGGAAGTGTTGCCTCGCTTTGCTACAGAATCCGTAACCATTCATCTACTCATTTCCCCTGAGTTATCTGATGAAGATCGTGATGCTTTAGAGAAAGCACTCAACGAAGAGGAGCGCCAGCAACTGAGAAAAGTTTCAGTTGAACGATTGCTCCAAGAAACGTTAGAAGACTCATCCTTGCCCAAGGCTATAAAAGCTAGAGTGCGATTATTTGCCTGGATGGTAGCCAATGATCATCTCATTCTCCGGTTTGCTTTTCCAGAGCACGTTGAACAACCTGGAATTTTTCATGAGAAGATTGGCGTTTTTCAGTTTCCTTGGGGCGATCATGTTGCGTTCACTGGCTCAGCAAATGAGTCAGAACATGGCTATGAGCGTAACTATGAATCAATCGATGTCTACCGAAGCTGGATTGTTGGTGACGAAGAGCGAGTTCGGATTAAGCAGGAGCAGTTTGAGGAAGCCTGGTCAGCGAAGGCTGTTGGGTTAAAAGTATTACCACTATCTCCTGAATCAGCCGCACTGATTCGCAGTAAAGCTCCTAATGAAAAACCAGTAGTGGCTTCCAAAAATGGCTTTACCCTACCCAGTGTGAAGGAGAAGCCAACTGATTATGGACATGAGCCAGAAGAACCCTTAAAGCACATCAATGTTAAAAACCAGTGGCGGCATCAGGATGAAGCAGTCGCTCAGTTTCTAGAGGTGAAGCACGGGGTTTTAGAAATGGCAACGGGCACAGGCAAAACCCGCACTGCTATTCAAGCCCTGACAGCTTTGGATACGCAGGGGCAAATTGATGGAATTATTATCAGCACTGACGGCACCGATTTATTGGATCAGTGGCGTAAGGAAATTGAATTCTGGGCGATTAAACGCCCGCAGCCTTATCGGGTGTTAAGGCATTTTGCCCAGCATCATGAATTGGGCGAATTTGCCTTGAATCCGAAGCGGGCTGTCCTGGTTATCTCTCGCGAACAATTGGCTTCTTTATTTAGCCGTCTTGAACCTGCTCAAAAAGAGCGGCTGATTATTATTCAGGATGAGGTGCATGGCTTGGGAAGCCCATCACTGCGATCGCAGTTAGCGGGTCAGCATCAGGCATTTGGCTATCGATTAGGGCTGAGTGCAACACCAGAACGAGAATATGACCAGGGTGGAACGCAGTTTATTTTTGATGAAATTGGTGAGGTTTTCTTTGAGTTTGGCTTGGAGGAAGCGATCGAGCGCGGAATCTTGTGTGAGTTTGACTATATTCCGTTAACATACCTCCTCACGGATAGCGATCGTCAGCGGTTGCGGCAGGTTTATGCGAAACGCTCGGCACGCCAGCGAGAAGGTAAACCCATGACGCAGCAAGAATTATGGACAGAACTTGCGCGGGTCTATAAAACTGCTGAGAAAAAGCCGGAAGTCTTCGCTGATTTTCTGCAACAAAATCCTCAGATTATTGAATCCGCCATTATTTTTGTGGAAGACAAGGCTTACGGGGAGCCAATTTTAGAAACGCTGCACAACTACACGTACCGTTATCGTACCTACTACGCAGAGGACGATCGCCGTAATTTAGTCGATTTTGCAAAAGGCAAAATTGATTGCTTGGTCACCTGTCACCGAATTTCGCAGGGAATCGACATCCGAAATCTCAAAAATGTCATTTTATTCTCGTCCGCACGGGCACGCCTGGAAACCATTCAGCGAATTGGGCGATGTCTGCGTTCTGATCCTAATTCTCCTGATAAACGAGCAATAGTCATTGATTTTGTGCGATCGACGGAGGATGACGAGAGTGAATTTAATGCGGATGACGATCGGTGTATGTGGCTGTCTGAGCTTTCTCAAATTAGGAGGGTGGAGTAG
- a CDS encoding HNH endonuclease has product MKKDLSYYAKKFTKLGVDRAHGVAPHKPTLLLSVIEQFDKGRIQHNQIYLTPELIATFLKYWSNLVTTDHRSDISLPFFHLTGDKFWHLMPNPGFEATIASRTKIKGLAALRNTVKYAYVDDELFEYLQDVSSRVHLAETLVSTWFPAKTQQLEKLYQVDGLDNIQLRLFEKGGAVYTTEDIKDQDKTFVRNAAFRRNVVSLYLQHCALCRLKIVSRDSQNIVDGAHIKPFSEFHDDRFDNGIALCKNHHWAFDRGWFGIGDDYRIIIPHDRFHEKSPTNMRPLEDFDGEAILLPNQEIYNPRIDSLQWHRSFWKIA; this is encoded by the coding sequence ATGAAGAAAGACCTAAGCTACTACGCTAAGAAATTTACAAAGCTAGGAGTCGATCGCGCTCACGGAGTTGCACCACACAAACCAACTCTATTACTCTCTGTGATTGAACAATTTGACAAAGGCAGAATACAGCATAATCAAATTTATTTAACTCCTGAACTAATTGCTACCTTCCTCAAATACTGGTCAAACTTGGTAACTACCGATCATCGATCAGACATTTCTTTGCCCTTCTTCCATCTCACAGGCGATAAATTCTGGCATCTTATGCCTAATCCTGGTTTTGAGGCAACGATTGCAAGTAGAACTAAAATCAAAGGTTTAGCAGCACTCCGCAATACAGTTAAATATGCGTATGTAGATGATGAATTATTTGAGTATTTACAAGATGTGAGTTCAAGAGTTCATTTAGCCGAAACTTTAGTTTCAACATGGTTTCCAGCTAAGACACAACAGCTAGAAAAACTTTATCAAGTTGATGGGCTAGATAATATTCAGTTGAGATTATTTGAAAAAGGTGGTGCAGTCTACACAACAGAAGACATTAAGGATCAAGATAAGACATTCGTAAGAAACGCTGCATTTCGTCGTAATGTAGTCTCCCTGTATCTACAACATTGTGCCCTTTGCCGGTTGAAGATTGTTAGCCGAGATAGCCAGAATATTGTAGATGGAGCGCACATCAAACCATTTTCAGAGTTTCATGATGATCGCTTTGATAATGGAATCGCTCTTTGTAAAAATCATCACTGGGCATTTGATCGTGGTTGGTTTGGTATTGGTGACGATTACAGAATCATCATTCCTCACGATCGTTTCCATGAAAAAAGCCCAACAAATATGCGACCACTTGAAGATTTTGATGGAGAAGCAATCCTTTTACCAAATCAAGAAATTTACAATCCAAGAATTGATTCTCTTCAATGGCATCGCTCATTCTGGAAAATTGCCTAA
- a CDS encoding helix-turn-helix domain-containing protein: MGKAGRVLKMVLEQYNISQIKLADQLGVGRSNVYRWANEVRDPTSETVIAIIQALGEINPDAAAEYRKLYMSPDSETGMESD, from the coding sequence ATGGGAAAAGCAGGTCGAGTTCTAAAAATGGTGTTGGAGCAATACAACATCAGCCAAATTAAGCTGGCTGATCAGTTAGGTGTGGGGCGATCGAATGTCTATCGTTGGGCAAATGAAGTGAGAGATCCCACTTCAGAAACCGTCATCGCCATCATTCAGGCTTTAGGAGAAATTAACCCAGATGCAGCCGCAGAATATAGAAAGCTCTATATGAGTCCTGATTCGGAAACGGGTATGGAATCAGATTAG